Part of the Vigna angularis cultivar LongXiaoDou No.4 chromosome 1, ASM1680809v1, whole genome shotgun sequence genome, TGGACAAATGGTGCGTCGCCTGTATTGTAAGAAGCCGGAGAAGAGTGAAATTCTCAAGAATCATCTAAAAtggttagaagagagagaaatagaAAGTTCTAAGAAGCCGGAGAAGAAACTTGATGTAGGGCGTGAAATTCTCAAGGATCATCTAAAATGgttagaaaagagaaaaatagaaagttcTGAATTTCCCGAGGATGATAAAAAGATcttagagaagagaaaaataaaaagttctGGATTTCTCGCCTATTATAAAAAGAAGTTCGAAGAGGAAAACAAGTCAGGGAAAGATCGTGGCTTGAGAATCCTGTGATGAAAGCTTTGGATGCAATGATAGAGAAGGAAGAAAGggagaaaataaaagaggagagaaaaaaaaggaagataAAAAGCTTCTCGAAGAAGTCGCCTAATTCATAAAATGTCGTTTTTTTTTAGACTCAAACAATAACACAGATACAAAACACTTTATACAAAACACTTTATACAAAACACTTTATACAAAACACTTTATACAAAACACTTTATACGGTATTTTGTCGTGTAGTTTTATCCTAATATTTTACGTTTTTTACGTTCATTGCTACTTCGTGGAATCTTTCCTTGATGTCCCTGTTTTCTTGGTCATAAATgtgtcaaaataaattatacagtAGGTAGGTAACTTAGTATAATCTatcattactattattaatattattaattgacatttttataattcattACCTTAACATAATACATTCTAGTTaacaaatttatatcaaaatcataatttttgttttatttgtatcttTCTCGGTCATTTTGGATGATTCTTGAACctaacttcatttttttatatttaagatcCATTTTTGTACTCTTATTTGGCAAAAGAAatttaccaaaaataaaaatagagtattttcaaaatttgcaaCATACAACAAGACCTATATCAACACTATGGTAGACAAGGATACTAAACATCTTTTCGATAAATTaccttaaattaaatatagaaatgGTGAGAAATGatggaaaaaataaaacgaaAATGCAAGAGTTAGTATAACATTTGTTCTATGTGAGAAGCAAGAACAcgtataaagaaaaaaaaaaagaaaccggCTTGATATATACAGATGTAAAtgagttttaagtttttaaaatttatttataattagtatgcattataaaaaatatatttttgagtaCTAATATTTTCTAGTTTTACCTAATTTgcttattatttataattttgttaggttttttATTTAAGGTATTGTGTGTTTTGGGTTccatattttattatgattttgttttaaaaaatgttttcaaaagtagaaaaaaaatatttaaattgtcttaagttttaatttctaaGTTACATGagtaataaaaacatttaaaattatgcaACACAAatgagttcattacatccaattccaacTAAAGAAAAACTACTCTTACTTATCTAAACGTACACATTTGATGCAATCCCTTGCAAAAATGGTGTCTTTTGAAGTAGTCTCCGAAAGTTCCTGAGAtattttcgtttctttcttttgtccggAACTTCTGTCAGCATAATGTTTCTGTCTTTCTGTCACGTTTTTTAAAGTCgcttaacttcattaattcgctcaacgcacatgtactggtgcgctatgcgaattttcttaactgctGCATTTACTTAACATTTGTGAATAAAAGTTCTTTTTCCTCACTTCTGACTCCACACACTTCTTGAAACCAAGATCAATGACTTTAATCTGTGAGCTAGTAAATTTCAGGCATACCTATAAGATACATATGGTTGTATATACTGTTATGTGCAGTGTGGTTTAGTATCACGAGTTCACACATTCTAAGgtgtatattattattctcGGATGAAGAATCTATGCATATATAGAAAGTTTCTCTTTTCTGTATGAATCATCCTGCAGGTGTATTCATAACATTAAATACTAACATGATATGAATTATTATAGCCCtcttatatatgtatttgtttatTTCAAACTGCAAATGTTGAACTTAAGATCTACTCTATTTAGTAATGAAGTCCCAGTGAACAATGTAACTAAGAGTCATATGTGACCTTGGTGTAGCTTTCTGCGTATATAACAACTTTGAAGTAACTGTTTGATGCATATATAGCCTTACGTGATGTAGAGAAGCATCATGGTTGACAGAGGGATCTATTTTGGATGTGTCTATATTTCTTCTGTGAGTGAATTTGTGAAACAGTTGATGGGTGTGCCCCCTATCACTTCTCCCATTCAATTTTTAGTTTGTAATTTGCTTGCattcaatttttattcatatacatTGTGTGCTCTGAGTTTAGTTTTCTTATAtgcattctttttcatttctgtttTAAATCATCCTTATACAATTCTGATTTTTGTCTAACCATTTCTTTAGGAAAAATGATTGGACAAATGGTGCGTCGCCTGTATTGTAAGAAGCCGGAGAAGAGTGAAATTCTCAAGAATCATCTAAAAtggttagaagagagagaaatagaAAGTTCTAAGAAGCCGGAGAAGAAACTTGATGTAGGGCGTGAAATTCTCAAGGATCATCTAAAATGgttagaaaagagaaaaatagaaagttcTGAATTTCCCGAGGATGATAAAAAGATcttagagaagagaaaaataaaaagttctGGATTTCTCGACTATTATAAAAAGAAGTTCGAAGAGGAAAACAAGTCAGGGAAAGATCGTGGCTTGAGAATCCTGTGATGAAAGCTTTGGATGCAATGATAGAGAAGGAAGAAAGggagaaaataaaagaggagagaaaaaaaagaagataaaaagctTCTAAGCCGCCTAATtcataaaatgtcatttttttttagaCTCAAACAATAACACAGATACAAAACACTTTATACAAAACACTTTATACAAAACACTTTATACGGTATTTTGTCGTGTAGTTTTATCCTAATATTTTACGTTTTTTACGTTCATTGCTACTTCGTGGAATCTTTCCTTGATGTCCCTGTTTTCTTGGTCATAAATgtgtcaaaataaattatacagtAGGTAGGTAACTTAGTATAATCTatcattactattattaatattattaattgacatttttataattcattACCTTAACATAATACATTCTAGTTaacaaatttatatcaaaatcataatttttgttttatttgtatcttTCTCGGTCATTTTGGATGATTCTTGAACctaacttcaattttttatatttaagatcCATTTTTGTACTCTTATTTGGCAAAAGAAatttaccaaaaataaaaatagagtattttcaaaatttgcaaCATACAACAAGACCTATATCAACACTATGGTAGACAAGGATACTAAACATCTTTTCGATAAATTaccttaaattaaatatagaaatgGTGAGAAATGATGGAAAAAATAAAACGCAAATGTAAGAGTTAGTATAACATTTGTTCTATGTGAGAAGCAAGAACAcgtataaagaaaaaaaaaaaaaaccagcTTGATATATATAGATGTAAAtgagttttaagtttttaaaatttctttataattagtatgcattataaaaaatatatttttgagtaCTAATATTTTCTAGTTTTACCTAATTTgcttattatttataattttgttaggttttttATTTAAGGTATTGTGTGTTTTGGGTTccatattttattatgattttgttttaaaaaatgttttgaaaagtagaaaaaaaatatttaaattgtcttaagttttaatttctaaGTTACATGagtaataaaaacatttaaaattatgcaATACAAATGAGTATTTGgtaggaaaaaaaagaaaaataaataaggtttTTTCATAGTAATTCTACTGTAAATTTGTCGTACgctccttcttttcctttctcctAAACCCACcccaccttttttttttccttcttcccgCACCCCGACAATTCTTCTTCTCATTCCTTGTTATGGTGGATCAGGCTATTGCAATGGAGACGGAGAGAATCACCATCATCAGTATAAGTATAAGGTTGTACAAAAGGGAAGAAAGCGAggataaaacaattatttcacTATATTTATGGGGTGCGAAAATAAAAAAGGGTAGGTGTAATAAGAAACAGCTCATAGTTATTCACGTAAAACTAATAATGTCCATAATAAATCTTATAATTACAATACtcgtttatttatttatatattagtaaacactattttaaaaactaaaatgattGCATGATATGTAAGTATAGAGACCAAGAGAGTTTGGAGGACAAATACAacataacttatttaaaaaaatcttctGTTTCTAATTTGTTAAGTATGGTTGTACTCCTATATTCACGTGGTCAATTTGTTAATGTTACTTTAACATTAATTCTCAAactaatttattacaaaatagtCTCAATGTCTCACCTATGtctacaaaataacaaaatatcataagcaaaaagcaaaaagtatttgtttttatataactGTCTTCTTTGAGCattggtttttttttaaatgaatatgaGTTATTTTAAGATGAAAATGAGTTACACATAAAACTTTGATATCAAGTTAGtatagtatataaaaaaataactaataaagtaattaataatcTTAATTATGGTGAGacatgttatttatatttatagtttgagTTTTTGTATAGATAAACTCGGACcgtattaaattttaacttaaatcatAGGCTAATATAATTAAGTCTCTttgtgtaatattttaataacgaaataataataaatcaagtACGTATCAACTTAATAAttcaacatatattaaattagaaatgaatcatatttaatatacaATACAATATTCATCATCtctttatacaaaaataaattgagtttcttaataatttaatgtatattaGGTTAGGAatcaatcatattttaatatataatacagTATTCATCGATAACaatcattataaattaaatttctttagaTAAAGAACAAGTCAAAAGATTAAATATCCTTAACACCTagtaaagaaagaagaagaaaactatcaaattaaattcattataaaatttgataattttaaaactaaaagcCCCGAATAACATTAACtaaaataacttattatatttaaatacaatataCATGTTTATAGCTAATTAACTACTAACTAACAACACTattattacatttgaaaattattttacgGTTTAATTGTactttatttgtaatttataatatattaaaatttattaaaaatacaactGGAAGTACATGCATCAATGAGTATGCGTTCTTATTTTTTATGacagtaaaaattaaaagttatttaaaaatatataattagtataATAGATTATTTAGAAAAGTTATTGACATACATAAagacataattttttatttattatattttataatcatCATTGTATAGAAATCTTTGAAAACTTtcataaaagattaaaagattatgatctcttttgatttttattgatTAGTATAAtcatgcagtaaaaacaacTTAATGTTTATAAGTAACTTTTAAGGAATgaacactaaaaaaatataagaatagaAGAGGTAAAAAATGATAAACACCAAAAACCATTTACAAAATCCAAtatcccttaaaataaaaaagaagtttaCAACTAGACTAACACTTTAAACTATTAcattaatttagttaaaaggatcAATCATTAggtattttaaacataaatatatgtaataaattaaatttaagcatgaaaaaaagaagaacaaaaaagCACAGGCTAATGATGATTGAtgacttagaaaaaaaaaaaacacagctAATAAAAATATGTGGTTGCCCTAATTAGCCCCCACTCCTGTGCACGGTAACCTAACCCTTTTCGCACTAATATTACCATCCATAAATAAACCACAAGTAACAACACAATACAGCAAACTCCTCACACCCGCAGTAGTAGTATATATAAAACGACACACAAACTCACACACCCCGAGGGAGAAGAGAGTGGGCAATTCTCTCATCAACAATCAAAAACCCTAACCTCGCGTGCTCTGTCGCCCCTtatcatcttcatttttttctcctaGCCGCCATGGATCCCGGGGTGCAGCAATCGCAGGTGGCCGCCATCCTCGGTGCCGATCCAACTGCTTTCGAGACGCTGATCTCGCACCTGATGTCTTCCTCCAACGAGCAGCGTTCCCACGCGGAGACTCTCTTCAACCTCTGCAAACAAAATGATCCCGATAACCTCTCCTTGAAGCTCGCGCACCTCCTCCACTCATCGCCTCACCACGAGGGACGTGCCATGTCCGCAATCCTCCTCCGGAAGCAGCTCACTCGCGATGACTCCTACCTCTGGCCTCGCCTCTCTCCACAGACGCAGTCCTCCCTCAAATCGCTCCTCCTCTCCTCGATTCAAACTGAGAACTCCAAATCAATCTCCAAGAAACTTTGCGACACCATATCCGAACTTGCCTCTGGAATTCTACCGGATAACGATTGGCCGGAACTTCTCCCTTTCATGTTCCAGTGCGTGTCTTCCGATTCCCCTAAGCTTCAGGAATCTGCGTTCTTAATCTTCGCGCAGCTCTCGCAGTACATCGGCGATTCTCTCACTCCTCACATCAAGCACCTTCATGATATCTTCCTACAGTGCCTCACCAATCCATCCGTTAATCCTGATGTCCGAATTGCTGCGCTTAATGCTGTTATTAATTTCATTCAGTGCCTCTCTGGGTCCGCCGATCGTGACCGGTTCCAGGACCTGCTGCCCGCAATGATGCGCACTTTGACCGAGGCTCTTAATTCTGGCCAAGAGGCCACTGCTCAAGAGGCGCTCGAGCTTCTCATCGAGCTCGCGGGCACTGAGCCAAGGTTTTTGCGGCGGCAGCTTGTGGATGTCGTTGGCGCCATGTTGCAGATTGCCGAGGCCGAGTCCTTAGAGGAGGGAACTCGGCATTTGGCGATTGAGTTTGTGATCACTCTCGCCGAGGCAAGGGAGCGTGCCCCTGGAATGATGAGGAAGTTGCCGCAGTTTATTAGTAGGTTGTTTGCAATACTCATGAAGATGCTTCTTGATATCGAGGACGATCCTGCGTGGCACAGTGCCGAGACAGAGGATGAGGATGCTGGTGAAACCAGTAATTACAGTGTGGGGCAAGAGTGCTTGGATAGGCTCTCCATATCGTTGGGTGGAAATACCATTGTTCCGGTTGCATCTGAACAGTTGCCCGCTTACTTAGCCGCTCCGGAATGGCAAAAACGCCATGCTGCACTTATAGCACTTGCTCAGATAGCTGAAGGCTGCTCGAAGGTATGCATTGGAGATGTCTGCTCTGTTGCAATAATTACATGTGTTAGTTGTAGTTGATCGtgatgaattatttatttttgtttaaaaatatttgtgttcGGGTGAGTGTGTGCTActgtgttttaattttcttcttttgattgCTACAGGTCATGATAAAAAATTTGGAACAAGTGGTGGCCATGGTATTAAACTCCTTTCCTGACCAACACCCCCGTGTAAGGTGGGCAGCCATTAATGCCATTGGGCAACTATCTACTGATTTGGGTCCGGATTTGCAAGTTAAATATCACCAAGGAGTGTTGCCAGCATTAGCTGGAGCAATGGATGATTTTCAGAATCCTCGTGTACAGGTACACTGGCCttatatctaatttattttctttattattgcCTATAATTTTTTGCTCAATGttttagaaatgaaaattttctgaTTCTTTCAGTGGATATTATTAAGCACGGATTGTTTACAATATATATTGTAAACAACAATTGCAATTTTACTTTATGCAAGTTAAGTTTATACGAATATACTGCAATTATATGAAATGTGTATGATTTGTTTCTCTTATTCTTTAGTCATTGAGTGATTTGTAAGTGGAGTTAATTAAATAAGCTTCATAGTGTAATTATTCTCAAAATATTGTTTACACAGGCACATGCTGCTTCTGCAGTTCTCAACTTCAGTGAGAACTGCACACCTGATATTTTAACGCCATATTTAGATGGAATTGTCAGCAAACTGCTTGTACTTCTTCAGGTATGTTAATGCTATTATGGTCATTTTActgaattatataattgaatttttccttaattttggATATTCTCTACAAACGTTTCAGAACGGTAAGCAGATGGTTCAAGAAGGTGCCTTAACTGCTTTGGCATCAGTTGCTGATTCTTCTCAGGTACTTTGGGAACTTCTTTATTCAATCgacatttataattattacttttctttGGATTGGTCATTTAATACCATGGTCTTTCTTAGGAACACTTCCAAAAATATTACGATGCTGTAATGCCTTATCTCAAGGCTATATTGATTAATGCGACTGACAAATCTAACCGGATGCTTCGTGCTAAGTCCATGGAGTGTATCAGTTTGGTTGGAATGGCTGTTGGGAAGGAGAAGTTTAGGGCAGATGCTAAGCAGGTAGGTGTTTCTTGGtactttattttttgatttgCAAGAATGTATGGTTGGTTTTGTATATTCACATTTTATACTGCTTATCATTATTTGGAAAAATAGTTGGTCTAGAATTGGAGAGGGGGGGGGAGGGAATTGGAAGTTAGGTGCTTCTGAAACTTCTTTAAACACTTCCTTCTCTATATGTTCAGCTAGATCtcatgattttaatatttatatgcGCTAAAGGTTATGGAAGTTCTCATGTCCCTTCAAGTATCTCAACTGGAGACTGATGATCCAACAACAAGTTACATGCTACAGGTatgttttctgttattatttatatagcATATGCATGAATGCCTATCGGACTTTTAGTCTAATGACTTTAATTTGTTCCAGGCATGGGCTAGACTCTGCAAATGTCTAGGACAAGATTTTCTTCCTTACATGGAGTTTGTTATGCCTCCATTGCTTAAATCTGCTTCACTTAAGCCCGATGTAACCATTACATCAGCTGATTCAGACAATGATATTGATGATTCTGACGATGAAAGGTCTCAATTTTAGTCCTTCTCAATTATGAATTTTAGTCTTTAATAATGTTCGCATCTACTGCACTTCTTGTCATTTTGGTTCTGTTCACCAATAGTTTAAGCCTTAAACGTTAAGGCACACATATTGCTTTACTCTAGTCTTTTTTATTATGATCACCGTCACCACCATGACCACATAAAACTAATATCTACAAAATCCTAATGCACATTCTCATTTtctaataacaattttattctACTGGAGAATCAGAACTGCGCATCAATACATTTTTTGTTTATCCATTGTAGTATGGAAACTATTACTCTTGGGGACAAGCGAATTGGGATCAAGACTAGTGTTTTAGAGGAGAAAGCTACAGCGTGTAACATGCTTTGTTGCTATGCTGATGAGCTGAAGGAAGGATTCTTTCCATGGATTGATCAGGTTAGAATGTTACTTTGAATCCCTTTAGGCATTGAGATTTCTTACTGTGTCTTTTTACATATTTTCCCATGTTAATAATTTGAATGATATACAGGTCGCTGGAATTTTAGTTCCACtccttaaattttatttccatgAGGAGGTCAGGAAGGCAGCTGTTTCAGGTATAAAAAATGATTGTTCTTGTGTATGATTTTTTCACCATTAATTTTTCCTTACACAGGTAAAGGGATTTATAATCATTACCGTAACTgtttaattgttataatttCCATCAACACTACAGCAATGCCGGAGCTATTGCGATCTGCAAAGTTAGCTATAGAGAAGGGGCAATCTCAAGGTCGAGATTTATcctatttgaaatttttgacTGATAGTGTAATCCCTGCTCTGGTGGAAGCATTGCACAAGGTAAATTGTTATCCAAGGTTTATCCATTCTTAGTTGTGTTATTTTGGAATTTATGTGTGCTTTTTAGAAGTGgatatcttttttatttgatttgaaattaaaaaaatgttcatagtttt contains:
- the LOC108344676 gene encoding uncharacterized protein LOC108344676 translates to MDPGVQQSQVAAILGADPTAFETLISHLMSSSNEQRSHAETLFNLCKQNDPDNLSLKLAHLLHSSPHHEGRAMSAILLRKQLTRDDSYLWPRLSPQTQSSLKSLLLSSIQTENSKSISKKLCDTISELASGILPDNDWPELLPFMFQCVSSDSPKLQESAFLIFAQLSQYIGDSLTPHIKHLHDIFLQCLTNPSVNPDVRIAALNAVINFIQCLSGSADRDRFQDLLPAMMRTLTEALNSGQEATAQEALELLIELAGTEPRFLRRQLVDVVGAMLQIAEAESLEEGTRHLAIEFVITLAEARERAPGMMRKLPQFISRLFAILMKMLLDIEDDPAWHSAETEDEDAGETSNYSVGQECLDRLSISLGGNTIVPVASEQLPAYLAAPEWQKRHAALIALAQIAEGCSKVMIKNLEQVVAMVLNSFPDQHPRVRWAAINAIGQLSTDLGPDLQVKYHQGVLPALAGAMDDFQNPRVQAHAASAVLNFSENCTPDILTPYLDGIVSKLLVLLQNGKQMVQEGALTALASVADSSQEHFQKYYDAVMPYLKAILINATDKSNRMLRAKSMECISLVGMAVGKEKFRADAKQVMEVLMSLQVSQLETDDPTTSYMLQAWARLCKCLGQDFLPYMEFVMPPLLKSASLKPDVTITSADSDNDIDDSDDESMETITLGDKRIGIKTSVLEEKATACNMLCCYADELKEGFFPWIDQVAGILVPLLKFYFHEEVRKAAVSAMPELLRSAKLAIEKGQSQGRDLSYLKFLTDSVIPALVEALHKEPDTEICASMLDSLNECLQISGMLLDESQVKSVVDEIKQVITASSSRKRERAERTQAEDFDAEEGELIKEENEQEEEVFDQVGEILGTLIKTFKASFLPFFDELSSYLTPMWGRDKTPEERRIAICIFDDVAEQCREAAIKYYDTYLPFLLEACNDETPDVRQAAVYGLGVCAEFGGSVFKPLVGEALSRLNTVIQHPNALHADNVMAYDNAVSALGKICQFHRDSIDSAQVVPAWLNCLPIKGDLIEAKVVHDQLCLMAERSDRELLGPNNQYLPKIVGVFAEVLCAGKDLATEQTAGRMVNLLRQLQQTLPPSTFASTWSSLQPQQQIALQSILSS